TATGCCGCAGCCTGATAAAGAACGGCACGATGATTACATCCATAAATACCGCCAGACCGGCCAGGCACACATTATAGGGTTTGGCCGTGATGTGATGGGCCTGAAAAAAGACGGCAGCATTTTTCCCTTCCGCCTTGGTGTGACCGAAGTGAAGTATGAAGGAGTACGGATGTTTGCCGGGTTCATACACGACTTGAGCCACCAGAAGGAAGCCGAGAACCGCCTGATGGAATATACCCAGCACCTTGAGGATGTGGTAAAGGAGCGCACCACTTCGCTGAACGAAACTATTGAAGAACTTACCAAAGCTAAGGAGGAAGTGAGCCAGTCGCTCGAAAAAGAAAAAGAACTGGGCAAGCTGAAAAGCCGCCTGCTCTCGATGGCATCGCATGAGTTCCGCACGCCGCTGAGTTCCATACAGCTGTCGGCATCCCTGATAGAGCGCTATACGGCATCTTTTGAAAATGCCAATGTAGCCAAGCACCTGTACAAGGTAAAAGGTGCCGTGAACAACCTAACCACCATACTGGACGACTTCCTGCATGTAGAAAAAGCCGAAGCCGGCAAGGTAGAAGTAAAATGGGGCACTTTCGACGTGGAGCATTTCTGCAGGGAAAT
Above is a genomic segment from Flavobacterium album containing:
- a CDS encoding PAS domain-containing sensor histidine kinase, whose translation is MKNEALLNSIVENAIDGIITINEHGIVETINPAACRLFLYTPEEVVGRNVSMLMPQPDKERHDDYIHKYRQTGQAHIIGFGRDVMGLKKDGSIFPFRLGVTEVKYEGVRMFAGFIHDLSHQKEAENRLMEYTQHLEDVVKERTTSLNETIEELTKAKEEVSQSLEKEKELGKLKSRLLSMASHEFRTPLSSIQLSASLIERYTASFENANVAKHLYKVKGAVNNLTTILDDFLHVEKAEAGKVEVKWGTFDVEHFCREIVDEIQLLAKKDQNIIYNHNGGKTHVYLDRNLLRNCIFNLMSNAIKYSGENTTIHLTTIITADSFTITVEDNGIGIPQEEHKHLFEAFFRAQNTGNIPGTGLGLNIVLRYVTLMNGTIEFKSATNEGTLFTITFPIQ